A part of Vulpes vulpes isolate BD-2025 chromosome 15, VulVul3, whole genome shotgun sequence genomic DNA contains:
- the DEPP1 gene encoding protein DEPP1 — protein sequence MRSRLLLPVAHLPTIQETSEEMLPGGPGQEPPASPSLDDYVKSICQLAQPTSVLDMATARAQPSRTLRPAQAFKKNCPTESLQDITTHFSGQQPAPTRDCTADPLDWLFGDSQEKQPSRRDPPRTIGSSADRWGPHRQMDGGKAQGTPRGRFCDASVQEHSLVRPSRDWHQGSWASRQFSGAAASPPAPRPSSTLRTLYLHLPVIHEL from the coding sequence ATGAGGTCCCGGCTACTGCTTCCTGTGGCCCATCTGCCCACGATTCAGGAGACCTCTGAGGAGATGCTGcccgggggccctgggcaggagcccccagcctcccccagcctggATGACTATGTGAAATCCATTTGTCAGCTGGCACAGCCCACTTCAGTGCTGGACATGGCCAcagccagggcccagcccagcaGAACCCTCCGGCCCGCCCAAGCCTTCAAGAAGAACTGCCCTACTGAGTCCCTGCAAGACATCACTACCCACTTCAGTGGTCAGCAACCTGCACCAACCAGGGATTGCACTGCTGACCCCCTGGACTGGCTCTTTGGGGATTCCCAAGAAAAGCAGCCAAGTAGGAGGGACCCACCAAGGACGATTGGCTCCTCTGCGGACCGCTGGGGTCCACACAGACAGATGGATGGTGGCAAGGCCCAAGGGACTCCCAGAGGGAGATTCTGTGATGCCAGCGTGCAGGAGCACTCTCTGGTGAGACCCTCAAGGGATTGGCATCAGGGCTCCTGGGCTTCCAGGCAATTCAGTGGGGCTGCAGCctctcccccggcccctcgcccCAGCAGCACCCTCAGAACTCTCTATTTGCACCTCCCGGTGATTCATGAACTCTGA
- the RASSF4 gene encoding ras association domain-containing protein 4 isoform X1 — MLHGPEACGSVVSSGRREVLLQRAGRGRDADVLFTSGPELLNGVEERKDDKALAVTAGNFPVCRQEGKMKEDCPPSSHVPISDSKSILKSELLSLLKTYNCYHEGRSFQLRHREEEGALIIEGLLNIAWGLRRPIRLQIQDDRERVHLSSGSWTPGQPGCHLKEPLLQDGRVTAQEPSSQTAHRAESSRESSEPLEEDEETPQLMRTKSDAACVIQRRPRSRTPGEAQRIRRHRFSINGHFYNHKTSVFTPAYGSVTNVRVNSTMTTLHVLTLLLNKFRVENGPSEFALYIVHESGERTKLKDCEYPLISRILHGPCEKIARIFLMEADLGEEVPHDVAQYIKFEMPVLDSFVEKLKEEEEREIIKLTMKFQALRLTMLQRLEQLVETK; from the exons ATGCTGCACGGTCCTGAGGCCTGCGGGTCCGTCGTCTCCTCCGGGCGCAGGGAGGTCCTCCTTCAGCGGGCGGGGCGGGGAAGAGACGCTGATGTTCTCTTTACCAGCGGACCCGAGCTCCTAAACGGGGTCGAGGAAAGGAAAGACGACAAAGCTCTGGCTGTCACTG CAGGTAACTTCCCAGTCTGCAGGCAAGAAGGGAAGATGAAGGAAGATTGTCCACCCAGTTCTCATGTCCCCATCAGTGACAGCAAGTCCATCCTGAA GTCGGAGCTCTTAAGCTTGCTAAAAACTTACAACTGCTACCATGAGGGCAGAAGCTTTCAGCTAAGACACAGAGAG gaagaaGGAGCTTTGATCATCGAGGGGCTTCTCAACATTGCCTGGGGACTGAGGCGGCCTATCCGGCTCCAGATACAGGATGACCGGGAGCGAGTCCACCTCTCCTCAGGCTCCTGGACACCTGGACAGCCCGGCTGCCACCT AAAGGAGCCACTCCTTCAGGATGGCAGGGTCACTGCCCAGGAGCCAAGCTCACAGACAGCACACAGGGCCGAGAGTTCCAGAGAGAGCTCAG AGCCCCTGGAGGAAGATGAAGAGACCCCACAGCTTATGCGGACCAAGAGCGATGCAGCCTGTGTGATCCAGAGGAGGCCCCGGTCCCGCACACCTGGCGAGGCCCAGAGGATCCGGCGACATCGGTtctctatcaatggacacttttACAACCACAAG ACCTCGGTGTTTACTCCTGCCTACGGGTCTGTGACCAATGTGAGGGTCAACAGCACCATGACAACCCTGCACGTGCTCACCCTGCTGCTGAACAAGTTCCGA GTGGAAAATGGCCCCAGTGAGTTTGCACTCTACATTGTTCACGAGTCTGGgg AGcgaacaaaattaaaagactgcGAGTACCCACTGATTTCCAGAATCCTTCATGGGCCATGTGAGAAGATCGCCAGGATATTCCTGATGGAAGCAGACCTGGGCGAGGAAGTTCCCCATGAT GTCGCTCAGTACATTAAATTTGAAATGCCGGTGCTGGACAGTtttgttgaaaaattaaaagaagaggaggaaagagaaataatcaaACTGACCATGAA GTTCCAAGCCCTGCGT
- the RASSF4 gene encoding ras association domain-containing protein 4 isoform X2, whose amino-acid sequence MLHGPEACGSVVSSGRREVLLQRAGRGRDADVLFTSGPELLNGVEERKDDKALAVTGNFPVCRQEGKMKEDCPPSSHVPISDSKSILKSELLSLLKTYNCYHEGRSFQLRHREEEGALIIEGLLNIAWGLRRPIRLQIQDDRERVHLSSGSWTPGQPGCHLKEPLLQDGRVTAQEPSSQTAHRAESSRESSEPLEEDEETPQLMRTKSDAACVIQRRPRSRTPGEAQRIRRHRFSINGHFYNHKTSVFTPAYGSVTNVRVNSTMTTLHVLTLLLNKFRVENGPSEFALYIVHESGERTKLKDCEYPLISRILHGPCEKIARIFLMEADLGEEVPHDVAQYIKFEMPVLDSFVEKLKEEEEREIIKLTMKFQALRLTMLQRLEQLVETK is encoded by the exons ATGCTGCACGGTCCTGAGGCCTGCGGGTCCGTCGTCTCCTCCGGGCGCAGGGAGGTCCTCCTTCAGCGGGCGGGGCGGGGAAGAGACGCTGATGTTCTCTTTACCAGCGGACCCGAGCTCCTAAACGGGGTCGAGGAAAGGAAAGACGACAAAGCTCTGGCTGTCACTG GTAACTTCCCAGTCTGCAGGCAAGAAGGGAAGATGAAGGAAGATTGTCCACCCAGTTCTCATGTCCCCATCAGTGACAGCAAGTCCATCCTGAA GTCGGAGCTCTTAAGCTTGCTAAAAACTTACAACTGCTACCATGAGGGCAGAAGCTTTCAGCTAAGACACAGAGAG gaagaaGGAGCTTTGATCATCGAGGGGCTTCTCAACATTGCCTGGGGACTGAGGCGGCCTATCCGGCTCCAGATACAGGATGACCGGGAGCGAGTCCACCTCTCCTCAGGCTCCTGGACACCTGGACAGCCCGGCTGCCACCT AAAGGAGCCACTCCTTCAGGATGGCAGGGTCACTGCCCAGGAGCCAAGCTCACAGACAGCACACAGGGCCGAGAGTTCCAGAGAGAGCTCAG AGCCCCTGGAGGAAGATGAAGAGACCCCACAGCTTATGCGGACCAAGAGCGATGCAGCCTGTGTGATCCAGAGGAGGCCCCGGTCCCGCACACCTGGCGAGGCCCAGAGGATCCGGCGACATCGGTtctctatcaatggacacttttACAACCACAAG ACCTCGGTGTTTACTCCTGCCTACGGGTCTGTGACCAATGTGAGGGTCAACAGCACCATGACAACCCTGCACGTGCTCACCCTGCTGCTGAACAAGTTCCGA GTGGAAAATGGCCCCAGTGAGTTTGCACTCTACATTGTTCACGAGTCTGGgg AGcgaacaaaattaaaagactgcGAGTACCCACTGATTTCCAGAATCCTTCATGGGCCATGTGAGAAGATCGCCAGGATATTCCTGATGGAAGCAGACCTGGGCGAGGAAGTTCCCCATGAT GTCGCTCAGTACATTAAATTTGAAATGCCGGTGCTGGACAGTtttgttgaaaaattaaaagaagaggaggaaagagaaataatcaaACTGACCATGAA GTTCCAAGCCCTGCGT
- the RASSF4 gene encoding ras association domain-containing protein 4 isoform X3 produces the protein MKEDCPPSSHVPISDSKSILKSELLSLLKTYNCYHEGRSFQLRHREEEGALIIEGLLNIAWGLRRPIRLQIQDDRERVHLSSGSWTPGQPGCHLKEPLLQDGRVTAQEPSSQTAHRAESSRESSEPLEEDEETPQLMRTKSDAACVIQRRPRSRTPGEAQRIRRHRFSINGHFYNHKTSVFTPAYGSVTNVRVNSTMTTLHVLTLLLNKFRVENGPSEFALYIVHESGERTKLKDCEYPLISRILHGPCEKIARIFLMEADLGEEVPHDVAQYIKFEMPVLDSFVEKLKEEEEREIIKLTMKFQALRLTMLQRLEQLVETK, from the exons ATGAAGGAAGATTGTCCACCCAGTTCTCATGTCCCCATCAGTGACAGCAAGTCCATCCTGAA GTCGGAGCTCTTAAGCTTGCTAAAAACTTACAACTGCTACCATGAGGGCAGAAGCTTTCAGCTAAGACACAGAGAG gaagaaGGAGCTTTGATCATCGAGGGGCTTCTCAACATTGCCTGGGGACTGAGGCGGCCTATCCGGCTCCAGATACAGGATGACCGGGAGCGAGTCCACCTCTCCTCAGGCTCCTGGACACCTGGACAGCCCGGCTGCCACCT AAAGGAGCCACTCCTTCAGGATGGCAGGGTCACTGCCCAGGAGCCAAGCTCACAGACAGCACACAGGGCCGAGAGTTCCAGAGAGAGCTCAG AGCCCCTGGAGGAAGATGAAGAGACCCCACAGCTTATGCGGACCAAGAGCGATGCAGCCTGTGTGATCCAGAGGAGGCCCCGGTCCCGCACACCTGGCGAGGCCCAGAGGATCCGGCGACATCGGTtctctatcaatggacacttttACAACCACAAG ACCTCGGTGTTTACTCCTGCCTACGGGTCTGTGACCAATGTGAGGGTCAACAGCACCATGACAACCCTGCACGTGCTCACCCTGCTGCTGAACAAGTTCCGA GTGGAAAATGGCCCCAGTGAGTTTGCACTCTACATTGTTCACGAGTCTGGgg AGcgaacaaaattaaaagactgcGAGTACCCACTGATTTCCAGAATCCTTCATGGGCCATGTGAGAAGATCGCCAGGATATTCCTGATGGAAGCAGACCTGGGCGAGGAAGTTCCCCATGAT GTCGCTCAGTACATTAAATTTGAAATGCCGGTGCTGGACAGTtttgttgaaaaattaaaagaagaggaggaaagagaaataatcaaACTGACCATGAA GTTCCAAGCCCTGCGT